The Coprobacter tertius genome includes a region encoding these proteins:
- a CDS encoding glycoside hydrolase family 20 protein, with translation MKKNLLPGTLFVLMILLISCQQKNTKDNYSIIPLPNQMTIRNGAFEFDNQTRFIYTSRVDSVSKNVIDDFATQLKNVSGMDMAVESNDNETDGHNLYFDADTLLSKEAYSLQVTPKRITIKASSGSGFFYGINTLKQLLPIEIYADTITSTVKKWEVPCVEINDAPRFAYRGAHLDVSRHFFTVDEVKKYIDILAMHKMNTFHWHLTDDQGWRIEIKKYPELTRIGSVRKKTMIGKDWDKFDHTPYGGFYTQDEIREIVAYANKHFITVIPEIDMPGHMVAALATFPYLGCTGGPYEVRPIWGVADEVLCAGKESTYKFVEDVLSEVIDLFPSKYIHIGGDECPKTNWEKCPYCQARIRKEGLKADKDHTAEEKLQSYFISRIEKFVNSKGRQIIGWDEILEGGLSGNATVMSWRGTEGGIEAARQKHDVIMTPVNYAYFDYYQSEDTQDEPLAIGGYIPLEKVYSFNPVPDKLEPEFHQYILGAQANMWTEYISDFNHIEYMLLPRLDAMSEVLWTQPGNMNLNDFLLRLKHNIGIYQLKGYNFSKEIFKVKIKSSVNPDKGCIEAELSCLYDGPIYYTLDNTEPTLNSPKYDGKPIEINQNSILKATAFFSGIQNVVTTKDYLFNKATAKKIVLNTQPDTRYTFGGGNTLVDGITGDRNFANGRWVGFNKENLDATIDLGKPTPISKVYLGMLFLKGDWIFPATNLKIEVSDNNKDFKTVCDKSFPTPKEKETDGRIVNGVQFDPVTTQYVRIIATTTDKIPSWHPSKGNRAFLFVDEIEIR, from the coding sequence ATGAAAAAAAATCTTTTACCCGGAACACTGTTCGTCTTAATGATCTTATTGATCTCGTGCCAGCAAAAAAACACAAAAGACAATTATTCTATTATTCCGTTACCAAACCAAATGACTATCCGAAACGGCGCTTTCGAATTCGATAACCAAACTCGTTTTATTTATACTTCTCGTGTAGATTCGGTTTCGAAAAATGTAATCGATGATTTCGCCACCCAGCTAAAAAATGTTTCGGGAATGGATATGGCTGTTGAAAGCAACGATAATGAAACCGACGGCCATAATTTATATTTCGATGCAGATACATTATTGTCGAAAGAAGCTTATTCATTACAAGTCACTCCCAAAAGAATTACCATAAAAGCTTCGAGCGGCTCCGGCTTTTTTTATGGTATAAATACCCTGAAACAACTTTTACCCATAGAAATCTACGCCGATACCATAACTTCTACGGTAAAAAAATGGGAAGTACCCTGTGTAGAAATAAACGACGCTCCGCGATTTGCCTACAGAGGCGCTCATCTCGATGTAAGCCGCCATTTTTTTACTGTAGATGAAGTTAAAAAATATATCGACATCTTGGCGATGCACAAGATGAATACTTTTCATTGGCATCTGACCGATGATCAAGGATGGCGTATCGAAATAAAAAAATATCCCGAACTTACCCGTATCGGAAGTGTTCGCAAAAAAACAATGATAGGAAAAGACTGGGATAAATTCGATCACACCCCTTACGGCGGTTTCTACACACAAGATGAAATACGTGAAATCGTCGCTTATGCCAATAAACATTTTATTACCGTGATACCCGAAATAGATATGCCGGGGCACATGGTTGCGGCACTGGCGACATTCCCTTATTTAGGATGTACCGGAGGACCTTATGAAGTTAGACCGATATGGGGTGTAGCCGACGAAGTGTTATGTGCCGGAAAAGAAAGCACTTATAAGTTCGTAGAAGACGTTCTCTCTGAAGTGATCGACCTGTTCCCCTCGAAATACATTCATATCGGAGGCGACGAATGTCCTAAAACCAATTGGGAAAAATGCCCGTATTGCCAGGCTCGTATTCGTAAAGAAGGATTAAAAGCGGATAAAGACCATACCGCTGAAGAAAAACTGCAAAGTTATTTTATCTCCCGTATCGAGAAATTCGTTAATTCCAAAGGTCGTCAGATTATCGGTTGGGACGAAATCCTCGAAGGCGGATTATCCGGTAATGCTACTGTCATGTCATGGAGAGGAACAGAAGGTGGTATCGAAGCGGCCCGACAAAAACACGACGTAATTATGACCCCCGTAAATTATGCATATTTCGATTATTACCAAAGTGAAGATACTCAAGACGAACCACTGGCTATAGGCGGGTATATTCCGTTAGAAAAAGTATATTCTTTTAATCCCGTTCCCGATAAACTCGAACCGGAATTCCACCAATACATTTTGGGTGCACAAGCGAATATGTGGACCGAATACATTTCGGATTTCAACCATATAGAATATATGCTACTCCCACGCCTCGATGCGATGAGCGAAGTCTTATGGACCCAACCCGGGAATATGAATCTGAACGATTTTCTCTTGAGACTAAAACACAATATCGGCATATACCAACTAAAAGGGTACAATTTCAGTAAGGAAATATTTAAAGTAAAAATAAAATCGTCGGTAAATCCCGATAAAGGATGCATCGAAGCCGAATTGTCTTGCTTATACGACGGCCCTATCTATTATACGCTCGACAATACCGAACCTACCCTAAACAGTCCCAAGTATGACGGTAAACCCATCGAAATAAACCAGAACAGCATATTAAAAGCCACGGCTTTCTTTTCCGGTATCCAGAATGTAGTCACGACCAAAGATTATTTATTCAACAAAGCTACTGCAAAAAAAATCGTACTGAACACCCAGCCGGATACTCGTTATACTTTCGGTGGGGGAAATACACTGGTCGACGGAATTACCGGTGACCGAAATTTCGCCAATGGTCGTTGGGTAGGTTTTAATAAAGAAAATCTCGACGCAACGATCGATTTGGGAAAACCCACCCCGATATCGAAAGTATATTTGGGAATGTTATTTCTGAAAGGCGACTGGATTTTCCCGGCGACAAATCTCAAAATCGAAGTTTCGGATAATAATAAAGATTTTAAAACCGTATGCGATAAATCGTTCCCTACACCCAAAGAAAAAGAAACAGACGGCCGCATAGTAAATGGCGTACAGTTCGATCCCGTAACCACGCAATATGTACGCATCATCGCAACGACAACAGACAAAATTCCCTCTTGGCATCCGTCAAAGGGTAATAGAGCTTTCCTGTTTGTCGATGAGATAGAAATACGCTGA
- a CDS encoding endo-beta-N-acetylglucosaminidase, translated as MKKTTLISVALVWLYVFSAFGQSLPTHPKYINAIEGDKGFADYFAAWEPGTPLSEDENFYISRVKPKERFVNTQTQVDPTMTQDRKFCWWVPIGCADNYWGPLPRYVFDGDNFSLWSYIDSHGGWAINWVRVPGGFSDVCHKNGVPNGCLLFFDSGAGAASAQRIINMLNEKENGNFKNAEKLIKFMKYYGVDGLGINPESYISGASDFQDFLAECHRIAPELGWHFTVYWYGTMSNSGGVNFGSTFPSGKENWLSKNGQNVTDMYMLNYNWGGYLSGSANAATQYGRSTYDIYAGFDIQGRWIHDQNTASGNHGWTELTTTPASIVFWGAHQTNQVYGNSGELGSNDKAVQKTYQIKLEQVFCGGLRNVKNLPPVNDNVNTSSINAMKKFHGIAKYLPARSTLQELPFVTRFGLGNGEAFRSEGKTTFNQKWYNISTQDMLPTWRWWITDDNGNVPEDAIECEFTFDDSWFAGSCLAMRGATQKSNVRLFKTNFDVKKGDIVSLRYKVKNGTDPHLKLCWSFVGSENTMHSAVIPAAAKSGEWTEFKSNANKLQMNGKVACIGVTVENTSADYEILLGEFSIVNNNKQWNPVAPQITLTRILDRKYNNIDYKIIFKSRDQAPNDPATPIYNEDVDTWYFEIWSQPEGGEPTLCTATTSWAAYVVGAPALPNVSRYRIGVCAVAPDGKTKSEIVWSEYEDHPAVTPVDDLEIDKVIIKKGEEFTVRFKDILHEEASYWSINDPLTGDPVQMVEGGNSMTTSIDKEGSFDVVVSMNDGSEITVRGFVQISPESTGALPIIADFTADKTTLDRDETTTVSYTAARLGEGKVSRGLDLHDPTMFRLPSEAIGYDQQDYSVALWFKADNFSHDRYGTNLINKRTTETPWPNNNWGAFWVHIWPQVGKGGNVHPANEISYTTFGNTVNFGGQRVNQHENPNGDCMSTGHSVSLNTWNHLAITLKGGTTLTMYFNGKKVAQETGREFVSYYKNGGISPIYFGGSNQYHSGFNGTIDEVQVWDKAMTDDEVLDAMKGYDGREVPANVRGYYDFEAVNPDNTFTNKGHGTGLEGRYITFIGGGGESTSGTIEETQKPNIDVLGNPAISGSLDIKTTAEFEMPDASVVQDGSTATASYTANGNYDVTLTLENMWGKDVKKKTEYIVVSGYDGIEDTEAIEKLGVYPNPFTDAVNMKFRDAGTYKMIVFAIDGTQIDEKSLEVTDGEIVRVAVNGTPGMYIVRVSKDGVNVRTVKVNKQ; from the coding sequence ATGAAAAAAACGACACTCATTTCAGTCGCACTGGTTTGGTTATATGTTTTTTCGGCTTTCGGACAATCCTTGCCCACACACCCGAAATACATAAATGCTATCGAAGGCGATAAAGGTTTCGCCGATTACTTCGCCGCCTGGGAACCGGGTACGCCCCTTTCAGAAGACGAGAATTTTTATATCTCGAGGGTAAAACCCAAAGAAAGGTTTGTAAATACACAAACACAAGTAGACCCTACAATGACCCAAGATCGCAAATTCTGCTGGTGGGTACCTATAGGTTGTGCCGATAACTATTGGGGGCCGCTACCCCGCTACGTCTTCGACGGCGATAATTTCAGCCTGTGGTCCTACATCGATTCTCATGGCGGTTGGGCGATCAACTGGGTTCGCGTACCCGGCGGTTTCAGCGATGTTTGCCACAAAAACGGAGTACCCAACGGCTGTCTGCTGTTCTTCGACTCGGGAGCCGGAGCAGCTTCTGCACAACGGATCATAAATATGCTGAATGAAAAGGAAAACGGAAACTTCAAAAACGCCGAAAAACTGATTAAATTCATGAAATATTACGGAGTAGACGGTTTGGGCATCAACCCGGAATCTTACATCTCCGGAGCAAGCGATTTTCAGGATTTCCTGGCAGAATGCCATCGTATCGCACCCGAATTGGGTTGGCACTTTACCGTGTACTGGTATGGTACCATGTCGAACTCGGGAGGGGTGAATTTTGGTAGCACTTTCCCTAGCGGAAAAGAAAACTGGCTGTCGAAAAACGGACAGAATGTAACCGACATGTATATGCTCAATTACAACTGGGGCGGCTATCTTTCCGGATCGGCAAACGCCGCGACTCAATACGGACGCAGTACTTACGACATATACGCCGGTTTCGACATTCAGGGACGATGGATACATGACCAGAATACAGCATCGGGTAACCACGGATGGACCGAACTAACGACCACTCCGGCCTCGATCGTTTTCTGGGGAGCCCACCAAACCAATCAGGTATACGGAAACTCCGGCGAATTGGGTTCGAACGACAAAGCCGTGCAAAAGACTTACCAGATTAAACTCGAACAGGTATTCTGCGGCGGGTTGCGCAACGTCAAGAACCTGCCTCCCGTCAACGATAATGTAAATACGAGCAGCATCAACGCCATGAAGAAATTCCACGGGATCGCCAAATACCTTCCCGCAAGAAGTACTTTGCAAGAACTGCCTTTCGTCACTCGTTTCGGTTTAGGTAACGGAGAGGCTTTCCGCAGCGAAGGAAAAACGACTTTCAACCAGAAATGGTACAACATTTCTACCCAAGACATGCTGCCTACCTGGAGATGGTGGATTACCGACGACAACGGCAACGTTCCCGAAGACGCCATAGAATGTGAATTTACATTCGACGATTCCTGGTTTGCCGGATCGTGTCTGGCGATGCGAGGCGCCACGCAGAAATCGAACGTACGTCTGTTCAAAACAAACTTCGACGTGAAAAAAGGCGATATCGTATCACTGCGTTACAAAGTAAAAAACGGTACCGATCCTCACCTGAAATTATGCTGGTCTTTCGTCGGCAGCGAAAATACCATGCACTCGGCTGTTATACCGGCCGCCGCGAAAAGCGGAGAATGGACCGAATTTAAATCGAACGCCAACAAACTGCAAATGAACGGCAAGGTTGCTTGCATAGGGGTTACGGTAGAAAATACTTCTGCCGACTACGAGATTTTACTGGGAGAATTCTCGATTGTGAATAATAACAAGCAATGGAATCCCGTCGCACCGCAAATCACCCTTACCCGCATTCTCGACCGGAAATACAATAACATCGATTACAAAATAATTTTCAAAAGCCGCGACCAAGCCCCGAACGATCCCGCAACACCGATCTATAACGAAGACGTAGATACCTGGTATTTCGAAATTTGGAGCCAACCCGAAGGCGGTGAACCCACTTTATGTACCGCTACGACCTCCTGGGCCGCTTATGTGGTAGGCGCTCCGGCTTTGCCGAATGTATCCCGGTATCGCATAGGCGTATGTGCCGTAGCACCCGACGGTAAAACCAAAAGCGAAATCGTATGGAGTGAATATGAAGATCATCCGGCGGTAACACCGGTAGACGATCTCGAGATCGATAAAGTCATTATTAAAAAAGGCGAGGAATTTACCGTACGCTTTAAAGATATATTACATGAGGAAGCCTCATATTGGAGTATCAACGATCCTTTAACCGGCGACCCCGTACAAATGGTAGAAGGCGGTAATTCGATGACCACCTCTATCGACAAGGAAGGTTCGTTCGATGTGGTGGTATCGATGAACGACGGCAGCGAAATCACCGTACGCGGGTTCGTACAAATCTCTCCCGAAAGTACCGGGGCTTTGCCTATTATCGCGGATTTTACCGCCGACAAAACAACCCTCGACCGCGACGAAACGACGACCGTAAGCTATACCGCCGCCCGGCTGGGTGAAGGAAAGGTTTCTCGCGGGCTCGACTTGCACGACCCCACCATGTTCCGCCTTCCGTCGGAGGCCATTGGCTACGACCAACAGGATTATTCGGTAGCTCTATGGTTCAAGGCCGATAATTTCTCACACGACCGTTACGGTACCAACCTCATCAACAAGCGTACCACCGAAACTCCCTGGCCGAATAACAACTGGGGTGCCTTCTGGGTACACATCTGGCCGCAAGTAGGAAAAGGAGGCAATGTACACCCGGCCAACGAAATATCGTACACTACTTTCGGTAACACAGTTAATTTCGGCGGCCAACGGGTAAACCAACATGAAAATCCGAACGGAGACTGTATGAGCACAGGACACAGCGTGTCGCTGAATACCTGGAACCACCTGGCGATAACCTTAAAAGGGGGAACAACGCTAACCATGTACTTCAACGGTAAGAAAGTAGCCCAGGAAACCGGACGGGAGTTTGTTTCTTATTATAAAAACGGCGGCATATCTCCGATTTATTTCGGAGGTTCTAACCAGTACCATTCCGGTTTTAACGGAACGATCGACGAGGTACAGGTGTGGGACAAAGCCATGACCGACGACGAAGTACTCGACGCCATGAAGGGATACGACGGCAGGGAAGTCCCGGCTAACGTACGCGGTTATTACGATTTCGAAGCCGTAAATCCCGACAATACCTTTACAAATAAAGGACACGGCACCGGACTCGAAGGACGATACATTACCTTTATCGGAGGAGGTGGAGAAAGCACTTCGGGTACAATCGAAGAAACGCAGAAACCCAATATCGACGTATTAGGAAACCCAGCAATATCCGGTTCGCTCGATATCAAAACCACAGCCGAATTCGAAATGCCAGATGCCAGCGTCGTACAAGATGGCAGCACTGCTACCGCTTCTTATACGGCAAACGGTAATTACGATGTTACTCTCACACTCGAAAACATGTGGGGCAAAGATGTGAAGAAAAAAACCGAATATATCGTGGTAAGCGGTTATGACGGCATCGAAGACACCGAAGCGATAGAAAAATTGGGCGTTTATCCCAACCCGTTTACCGATGCGGTAAATATGAAATTCAGAGACGCCGGTACTTATAAAATGATTGTATTTGCCATCGACGGTACGCAGATCGACGAAAAATCGCTCGAAGTAACCGACGGCGAGATCGTACGCGTAGCGGTTAACGGCACGCCGGGTATGTATATCGTACGGGTATCGAAAGACGGCGTAAACGTACGTACGGTAAAAGTAAATAAACAATAA
- a CDS encoding SusD/RagB family nutrient-binding outer membrane lipoprotein, which translates to MKIKNKINVILTSLILSATSALTFSSCGDSLLDTLGDNEEVIQGNKVATIDQAAGMFLSAQQYMHDLREHKYQYQFNLHIDNYSGYLSLTQNFDGKQPSIYAYFPDFAGGPQTSFFWTSQQVLPIIRGANDLDIRELGAIASIIYSYSALELSDIYGPFPWWDYKQEKQDPPLTYYPLDQIYDSLFVDLKAAVDILQEFPSTSDEHQTQIQKILNGYDRICGKDIATWIEFANSIRLRMAVRMSNVNPERAKQEAADAIAAGVLRDHNVAYDETLEGKIHPMTYIATKWNDTRLNASFENMLKRLKSPMLAKWFDKNNKNITDKEGNVVMAEGSNYIGIRAGIDMPRRDDTNQFLGYSSPSSTYSYRPVSLFKLSEVLFLKAEAKLRWNVGTEVVSFLYKKGIEQSFKDEGIGISSQEYKDYIDLESADATIDYVDPQNPRNNTPGIITIGVKWNNADDNETKLEKIITQKYIANFPMGLEAWNDLRRTGYPKVFPVDDIGDGSLGNGKLIRRIPWVATESSTAADIESLGIPALGGGNYQMTRLWWDTGNNGL; encoded by the coding sequence ATGAAAATAAAAAATAAAATCAATGTAATTCTTACCTCTCTGATACTGTCGGCTACCTCGGCTCTTACGTTCTCTTCTTGCGGCGATTCGCTGCTCGATACGTTAGGAGATAACGAAGAGGTTATTCAAGGAAATAAAGTCGCTACGATCGACCAGGCTGCCGGCATGTTTCTTTCGGCACAGCAATATATGCACGATCTGCGCGAACATAAATACCAGTACCAGTTCAACCTGCATATCGATAATTACAGCGGTTATCTCAGCCTGACGCAAAATTTCGACGGCAAACAGCCTTCGATATACGCCTATTTCCCGGATTTTGCAGGAGGACCCCAGACCAGTTTCTTCTGGACCTCTCAACAAGTTTTACCGATTATACGGGGAGCCAACGATCTCGATATCCGGGAACTGGGTGCTATCGCGAGCATCATCTATTCTTACTCGGCCCTCGAATTGTCCGATATTTACGGTCCTTTCCCTTGGTGGGATTACAAACAGGAGAAGCAAGACCCGCCGCTAACCTATTATCCCTTAGACCAGATATACGATTCGCTCTTCGTCGATCTTAAAGCTGCCGTAGATATTCTACAAGAATTTCCTTCTACCTCCGACGAACACCAAACGCAAATACAGAAGATACTTAACGGTTATGACAGAATTTGTGGAAAAGACATCGCCACCTGGATCGAGTTCGCTAATTCTATTCGACTGAGAATGGCCGTACGTATGAGTAACGTAAATCCCGAAAGAGCGAAACAAGAGGCCGCCGATGCTATCGCCGCCGGTGTACTCAGAGACCATAACGTAGCTTACGACGAAACGTTAGAAGGTAAAATACACCCCATGACCTATATCGCTACCAAATGGAACGATACCCGGCTGAACGCCTCGTTCGAAAATATGCTCAAACGGCTGAAGAGCCCGATGCTGGCCAAATGGTTCGACAAGAATAACAAAAACATCACCGACAAAGAGGGGAATGTCGTAATGGCAGAAGGAAGTAATTATATCGGTATCAGGGCTGGAATAGATATGCCACGGCGCGACGATACCAACCAGTTCCTCGGCTATTCGAGCCCGAGCAGTACCTACAGCTACCGCCCCGTTTCCCTATTTAAACTTTCGGAAGTCTTATTCCTGAAAGCCGAAGCGAAACTTCGCTGGAACGTCGGTACCGAAGTCGTTTCGTTCTTATATAAAAAAGGAATAGAACAATCGTTCAAAGACGAAGGCATAGGCATTTCTTCACAGGAATACAAAGATTATATCGATCTCGAAAGCGCCGATGCGACAATCGATTACGTAGATCCGCAAAATCCGAGAAACAATACTCCGGGTATTATTACGATAGGGGTAAAATGGAATAATGCGGATGATAACGAGACAAAACTGGAAAAAATCATTACCCAAAAATACATCGCCAACTTTCCCATGGGACTCGAAGCCTGGAACGACCTGCGCCGTACAGGTTACCCAAAAGTATTCCCGGTCGACGATATCGGCGACGGTTCGCTGGGTAACGGCAAACTCATACGCCGCATCCCTTGGGTAGCTACCGAAAGTTCTACAGCAGCCGACATCGAAAGTTTGGGTATTCCGGCACTCGGCGGCGGTAATTATCAAATGACCCGATTGTGGTGGGATACGGGAAATAACGGATTATAA